The sequence below is a genomic window from Chryseobacterium foetidum.
CCCTGCATGAATGCGATATTGCTGCCATCTTTTTTCAGTTTGGTTTTATCATACATAATGCTCAGCGGAACCATTGCACCATCGTGGGAAGGAACTTCAATGTCCTCAAAAACAATATTTTCAAGATTAGGAAAATTGATATTCATGTTGAAAGGTCCTTTTGAAAATTCCTTTTTGTCTATATCGTAGGTGTAAAAATTCAGCGGCATATTCCAGCCGAGATTGATTAAAGTGATTTCATTGGAATTTTTTGAAAGTGCCGCAGCTTCTACATTTCCTTTTAAAGGTGTTGAAATTTTTGTGGTTTGTCCGGTCTTTAGATTACAATAATAGGGCTCAACCACCAATTCATTTTTAGTTTTAAAATAAACGAGATAATCTTTCGATTGCGTCACTGAAGAGATTTTCCAGTCTTTGTCACCAGAGGCGATTTCTTTGGCGTTGCTGAAATCAGGTTTAGAAAGCGAGGTTTTGATTAAGCGGAATTTTGAATTTCCTTTTGTTGTTAAAAGATAAACATCATTTCCCTGAACGAAAAAATCCCATATCTCATCTGCTTTTGAACAGAAAGGCTTCCATTTTATTCTTTCATTATTCATCTCCGAAGCAGGCGCAAAATACAAATCTCTGTAATTTTCAACCGTTGATTTTCCTAAAAATATATAGGGAGAATTTTTAAAAGTATAAAAGTCAGGATATTCTGCAGGCAAAATATTGAGCTCAGGATACTTTTTTGAACTCGCCAGTAATAAATCTTTGGCATTATCTGTGCCTGTCACGTGAAGTTTTGTATTGGAATTCAGCCAAACTTCAGGGTCGTGCGTATCATAACTTTTAGCTTCACTGTAAATGATTTCAGTGGAACTTCCATCTGCAAAATTTCCGATGCTGTGCGGGATTGTATCGGGCAGAAACTTTCCTGTTGCCACATCCATCACCTTCACGTCGCCCAATTCTGAGCCTACTTCGCTAAGGTTAAAAATTACTCTTTTGCCATCGTCACTCACACTCACTTTATAATCCATCACTTTTCCGGGAATATAATTCTGTGGGTCGAATAAAAGAATTTCCTTTCCGTTTTTACCCTCTTTATAGTAAAATTTGATAACTGATTCTTCAGGCAAACGTTTTTTAAAAAAATATCTGCCGCCTTCCAATGCCTCGGGGGCATATTTCACAGACACTACTTTATCTAAATCTTTTAGTTCCTGCACAATTTTATTCTGATTCGGAATTTTTGAAAGCTCATTATTGGTAAAGTTTTCCTGAATTTTGAACCATTCCAGAACTTTTGGGTTTTTGATATCTTCAAGCCAGCGGTAGGAATCTTCAATTTTTGTCCCGAAATACGTGTCGGAAACCAGTTCTTTTTTAGTTTCAGGATATTTGAGCTGACCGAAGGACAAAATGCTGATGAGCAAAACGCTCAGAGTAACAGATTTTTTCATGATAATTAGTTTTTTGTTAATGATTAAATAGAAAAAACATCAACCTACACAAATATAAGAATTTGACAGTCAGACTTGTTAAAAATTTTAATCTTATCCGCCTTCTTCTTTAACGGATAAATATTTAACCTTAAAAACAGAGCGGTTACGCAACATACCATTTATTTTATTTAAGACTTTTTATAAATGATTCGTGAAATAAAAAAACAGGCTTCAATGAAACCTGTTTTCTATTTTAAATTTTAAATTAAATCTTAAACTGCAGTGTAACCGCCGTCAACAAGATAATAACCGCCAGTCATGAAAGAAGATTTGTCGGAACTCAGGAAGAGAACCAATTCTGCAACTTCCTCCGGTTTTCCTAATCTTCCCATCGGATGTTTGGCAATTAGAGCATCTTTCATATCGCCACTTGCACTTTCCAAAAGCGGAGTTTCGATGTAAGCGGGACCAACAGCGTTACAGCGTATGTTTTTCTGTCCGTATTCTGCGCCGATGTTTTTGGTTAAGCCTACCACAGCGTGTTTTGAAGTGGTGTATGCGGAAGAGAGCTGTGCGGCAACCGTTCCGTGAATGGAAGCGATATTGACGATTACGCCACCACCATTTTTCTCCATCTGCTGAAGCTGATATTTGCATCCGTAGAAAACACCGTCAAGATTTACATTCAGAACTTTTTTCCAGCTTTCGAGACTGTAATCTCCGGTCAGTGCCTGTTCGCCACCGATTCCGGCGTTGTTGCAGGCGATATCCAGTCTTCCGTAAATTTCAGCCGTTTTGCTGATCAGAGCTTCGACCTGTTCAGAATTTGAAGTGTCTGCCTTTACAAACGAAGCCTCGCCACCGTTTGATTTTATTTTTTCAACCGCCTGATTTCCGTGCTCTTCATTGATGTCTGAAACGACCACTTTTGCTCCTTCTTTTGCATACAACTCTGCAATGGCAAGGCCGATACCTGAACCGGCACCTGTTACCAATGCTACTTTATTGTCTAAAATTCCCATTGTAATAAATTTTGATTGATTTTTGAATAATTTGAATACTTAAATTTACGATAATTTCAGTTCATTGTTTCATTTTAAAACATTAAACTTTTATTAAAATTACGTTCCAAGTTTTATTCAAAAAAGATTCCGAAATCTATCAATATTTTGATTTTCAGGAATATTAAATAGTGGCCTAAAAAATTTGTAAAATTTTCTGAGCGACGTTATTCAAACTGATGGTTTCTGATTCCGTTTTTCCATCCAAGACTTTTGCCAAGGGTGAATCGGGAGAAATACAGAAAATTTTGCTGCCGTTGAAGTCGATGTTCGAAAGAGAAACCGAAATGTAGAAAAGACCTTTATCCGTTTTTACCAAAGCTCCTTTTTCTGCTTTTAAAGAAGGTTTGGCAGACAAATTTTTAAGAAAATCTCTCTGTTTTAAGACTTCATTCAGCTGAATCTGGAGATTGTTGATTTCCTGCTGGAGCATTTCTCTTCCTGTTTCGTATTTGTCACCCATTGAACTTTTGGTATCGTTGCTTGAAGCGCGGGTTTCGGCAATT
It includes:
- a CDS encoding SDR family NAD(P)-dependent oxidoreductase translates to MGILDNKVALVTGAGSGIGLAIAELYAKEGAKVVVSDINEEHGNQAVEKIKSNGGEASFVKADTSNSEQVEALISKTAEIYGRLDIACNNAGIGGEQALTGDYSLESWKKVLNVNLDGVFYGCKYQLQQMEKNGGGVIVNIASIHGTVAAQLSSAYTTSKHAVVGLTKNIGAEYGQKNIRCNAVGPAYIETPLLESASGDMKDALIAKHPMGRLGKPEEVAELVLFLSSDKSSFMTGGYYLVDGGYTAV
- a CDS encoding prolyl oligopeptidase family serine peptidase, whose product is MKKSVTLSVLLISILSFGQLKYPETKKELVSDTYFGTKIEDSYRWLEDIKNPKVLEWFKIQENFTNNELSKIPNQNKIVQELKDLDKVVSVKYAPEALEGGRYFFKKRLPEESVIKFYYKEGKNGKEILLFDPQNYIPGKVMDYKVSVSDDGKRVIFNLSEVGSELGDVKVMDVATGKFLPDTIPHSIGNFADGSSTEIIYSEAKSYDTHDPEVWLNSNTKLHVTGTDNAKDLLLASSKKYPELNILPAEYPDFYTFKNSPYIFLGKSTVENYRDLYFAPASEMNNERIKWKPFCSKADEIWDFFVQGNDVYLLTTKGNSKFRLIKTSLSKPDFSNAKEIASGDKDWKISSVTQSKDYLVYFKTKNELVVEPYYCNLKTGQTTKISTPLKGNVEAAALSKNSNEITLINLGWNMPLNFYTYDIDKKEFSKGPFNMNINFPNLENIVFEDIEVPSHDGAMVPLSIMYDKTKLKKDGSNIAFMQGYGAYGSSSTPYFSTRYLPLLNRGVVMAFAHIRGGGEKGQDWYLAGKKETKPNTWKDFNACAEYLIKNKYSSSDKFGISGASAGGILIGRAITERPDLYKVAIPKVGCLNALRMEFSPNGPANIPEFGTVNDETEFKALWEMDAFHHIKKGTKYPAQLITTGFNDSRVESYIPAKFAAKMQADNGSNNPVLLYVDYKAGHFGGSTVDEQFVQVAKEYSFLLWQCGDKDFQMK